A single genomic interval of Coccidioides posadasii str. Silveira chromosome 1, complete sequence harbors:
- a CDS encoding uncharacterized protein (EggNog:ENOG410PNZ1~COG:S~BUSCO:13965at33183), with protein MPYDDEDYFLPLEDQRVFGAGIKRKRVPFVPSSETRLITTDGHPLSAPATTSSTPGPEAAVSEPTPPSIGDKYLSIVLSKSANPSPSPASTSATTIGAAKQADSSSEERLQEDTALVTCDICNLPLSQPPPSSSDAQYPPHPHESSLVHQASLPHSHPPSAVDRTRRGYKYLASYGWNPDSRTGLGPTGGGIRVPILPQVKHDTAGLGLDVKRMSDAEKKERERQRAAAKLNAKQVRKTEEEGKKKAERLREMFYGSEDLEKYLG; from the exons ATGCCCTATGACGATGAAGATTATTTCCTCCCCTTGGAGGATCAGCGCGTCTTCGGTGCTGGAAtcaaaagaaagagagtGCCATTCGTCCCATCCAGCGAAACGCGCCTCATCACCACAGATGGCCATCCACTCTCCGCACCCGCAACTACATCTTCCACGCCAGGCCCCGAAGCCGCTGTCTCAGAGCCAACACCACCTTCAATAGGTGACAAGTACCTCTCCATAGTCCTATCTAAGTCCGCAAACCCCTCCCCGTCCCCCGCCTCAACCTCCGCGACCACCATCGGCGCCGCcaagcaagcagattcttCGTCTGAAGAGAGACTCCAAGAAGACACTGCACTTGTAACATGCGACATTTGCAACCTGCCTCTATCACAACCGCCTCCCAGCTCCTCAGATGCGCAATACCCGCCTCATCCACATGAATCCTCCCTCGTCCATCAGGCCAGCCTTCCACACTCCCATCCACCCTCCGCTGTTGACCGTACGCGCCGTGGATACAAATACCTCGCTTCCTACGGCTGGAACCCGGACTCTCGAACTGGTCTGGGCCCAACAGGTGGCGGTATCCGGGTACCAATTCTCCCACAGGTGAAGCATGATACGGCGGGCCTGGGTTTGGACGTCAAAAGAATGAGCGATgcggagaagaaggagagggagaggcAGAGAGCGGCTGCGAAATTGAATGCGAAGCAGGTCCGGAAGACAGAAGaggaagggaagaagaaagcagagagaCTAAGAGAGATGTTCTATGGATCAGAGGACCTGGAGAAGTACTTAG GTTAA
- the SEC1 gene encoding vacuolar sorting protein VPS33/slp1 (EggNog:ENOG410PH9K~COG:U~BUSCO:3874at33183): protein MDSSLIEVQRKSILSWTLFNIPLSEKLALVPPRPTFEQLLIGFKWKVLVVDALSKKLIDNAVKEDDILNANVTNIEQIEHRRPMNQETDAVYFLSPLPHIVDSLIADLQRRRYRRAFLVWTARLDPQLRSRINGLSMARDLIADFRIVNINYFPRESHLVIFRDPWSFPTLFHPACNNLVRGHLEDLAQRIVSVCVSLGEYPVIRYYRPKAPTHEASVLCSHLARFVQDELDAYAKSREDFRTASRQRGLLYIVDRTLDLVAPLVHEFTYQAMAHDLLPIKEGEKVTYETTINAGEPNQETKELEISENDSIWVESRHLHMKDLLGKLVDDFNQFRAKNPQFADNDSSANVNTIRDMLAGLSKFQEGKNSYTLHLNMAEECMQLFQDRNLPELASVEQSLGTGLDEDYRKPKNLADQLVRLLDDERVRPPDRLRLIVLYLLYRGGLLGGDIKKLLAHSQLPPQDGEVIYNFDLLGARVEKPLSDTKPPNQPLFARKPPAQINEDDTSLSRFEPNLKLMLQEQIRGTLDTSVFPSTRPHADGDDVMSQDNVSQASLRSAKPTWARIRPSAAEPRQKIIVFMAGGATYSEARSCYELSQNHNKDIYLVTSHMLTPGLFLRQVGDLSVDKRRLNLPADQPKPQAPRHLFEREPSPKPQVQPQPQPQPLTASKSLAPPTSGLAAMTMSSQDDPRRVKSLGESAPPRPQPMLSKSEQKLSKKDKDKKDKEKKKRFFK from the exons ATGGACTCCTCCTTGATTGAGGTCCAGCGGAAAAGTATC TTATCCTGGACACTGTTCAATATACCGCTGAGCGAGAAGTTAGCTCTCGTGCCTCCCCGCCCTACATTTGAACAGCTGCTGATTGGTTTCAAGTGGAAAGTGCTCGTCGTTGATGCATTGAGCAAAAAGTTAATAGATAATGCCGTTAAAGAGGATGACATCCTCAACGCCAATGTTACAA ATATTGAGCAGATCGAGCACCGGCGCCCTATGAACCAAGAGACGGATGCGGTTTATTTTCTCTCACCATTGCCGCACATCGTAGACTCTCTTATAGCGGACTTGCAACGTCGGCGATATAGGAGAGCCTTTCTAGTCTGGACTGCTA GGCTTGATCCCCAATTACGAAGCAGAATCAACGGCTTGAGCATGGCGCGCGACCTGATCGCTGATTTCCGTATCGTCAACATTAACTACTTTCCTAGAGAATCGCATCTTGTAATTTTCCGCGATCCTTGGAGCTTTCCCACCCTCTTCCATCCGGCATGCAACAATCTCGTCCGAGGTCACCTTGAGGATCTCGCCCAAAGG ATCGTTTCCGTATGCGTATCGCTTGGCGAATATCCCGTAATTCGATACTACCGGCCCAAGGCGCCGACACACGAAGCTAGTGTTCTATGCTCCCACCTGGCACGTTTTGTCCAGGATGAGCTGGATGCTTACGCCAAATCGCGCGAAGACTTTCGAACGGCGTCGAGACAACGGGGTCTGCTTTATATAGTTGACCGAACCTTAGATCTTGTCGCTCCGCTAGTCCACGAATTCACGTATCAGGCCATGGCTCATGATCTCCTTCCaatcaaagaaggagaaaaggtTACTTATGAAACAACCATTAATGCCGGAGAGCCAAATCAGGAAACCAAGGAATTGGAGATCTCAGAAAATGATAGTATCTGGGTAGAGAGTCGGCATTTGCACATGAAAGACCTCCTCGGGAAGCTAGTGGATGATTTCAACCAATTCAGAGCGAAAAACCCTCAGTTTGCTGACAA TGATTCGTCTGCAAATGTGAACACCATCAGAGACATGTTGGCCGGACTGTCAAAGTTTCAAGAAGGGAAGAATTCGTATACGCTGCACCTTAACATGGCCGAAGAGTGCATGCAACTATTTCAGGACCGCAACCTACCGGAGCTTGCGTCTGTTGAACAG TCACTTGGTACTGGGTTAGACGAAGATTACCGAAAGCCTAAAAATCTTGCCGACCAACTTGTTCGCCTTCTGGATGACGAGCGTGTTCGGCCTCCCGATCGGTTACGACTAATAGTCCTTTACCTCTTATATCGAGGCGGCCTTCTCGGCGGTGATATCAAAAAGCTACTCGCTCACTCACAGCTGCCACCCCAGGATGGGGAAGTCATCTACAATTTTGATTTATTAGGGGCACGGGTTGAAAAACCACTCAGCGATACTAAGCCACCCAATCAGCCACTATTTGCCCGAAAGCCGCCTGCTCAGATTAACGAAGATGACACGAGCTTATCAAGATTCGAACCTAACTTGAAGTTGATGTTACAAGAACAAATACGGGGCACTTTGGATACTTCAGTGTTTCCATCAACCCGCCCTCACGCGGATGGGGACGATGTCATGAGTCAAGATAACGTTTCTCAAGCTTCTCTTAGGAGCGCAAAACCTACCTGGGCTCGAATCCGTCCTTCAGCGGCGGAACCTCGTCAAAAAATCATTGTTTTCATGGCTGGTGGAGCCACGTACTCCGAAGCTCGCTCCTGCTACGAACTATCCCAGAATCACAACAAAGATATATACCTCGTCACATCACACATGCTTACTCCTGGCCTCTTCCTACGCCAAGTTGGCGATCTAAGTGTTGACAAGCGACGGCTTAACCTCCCCGCCGACCAACCGAAACCTCAGGCCCCTCGACATCTATTTGAGAGAGAGCCGTCGCCCAAACCACAGGTGCAGCCGCAGCCGCAGCCGCAGCCACTGACAGCGTCGAAGTCTCTAGCACCTCCCACTTCTGGCCTTGCTGCTATGACAATGAGTTCCCAGGACGACCCGCGAAGAGTAAAATCCCTGGGTGAATCTGCTCCGCCCCGACCACAACCCATGTTGTCAAAAAGCGAACAGAAGCTTAGCAAAAAGGACAAGGACAAGAAGgataaagagaagaagaaacgtTTCTTCAAATAG
- the SUV3 gene encoding RNA helicase (BUSCO:335237at4751~EggNog:ENOG410PIPB~COG:A~BUSCO:2301at33183): protein MLMQPWRGSQTPCLICLFRQSVVPRQFTRSLSTSRPLERGKPKSSKSKLAWKQTSLRLPQEQKKRNARNNAVRRDQFTVVLERILQDLERKVKSNEGKSTWREFQDVVTAACTQSGNQSPNLALSQRLHEAFIRAGEAKLASVLEEEYRNYKYDIKFSSRIKEQKALADYRFPAEWYPAARALQRTIHLHVGPTNSGKTYHALKRLEEAKSGFYAGPLRLLAHEVYSRFNAKGISCGLITGDEVKVPEGTPPTLYSNTVEMAPLGVEVEVAVIDEIQMIGDRQRGWAWTRALLGAPAKEVHLCGEERVVPLIRELAALTGDKLEIHNYKRLNPLIPMTKSLKGNLQKLQKGDCVVAFSRLGIHALKQEIEKATGRRAAIVYGGLPAEIRSQQADLFNNPDNDYDFLVASDAIGMGLNLSCKRIIFESVIKRSPVGLERLSVSQVKQIGGRAGRYRSVADAMDKSKPSKRSEEDQNVGFVTCLEDVDLPHIQKCLRAEAEPINAAGILPQDSMITAFTDHFPSDTPFRYLLQRLWNVSQTHPRFFMCDLHSSDVQEILDDVPGLSVTDKLVFLSAPTSTADPTSALTLKAFATCVAQHKSGALLDIPELHLEILDVPVSGNKNYLRSLESLHRSLVLYLWLSFRIGGIFTDRTLATHVKELVEMKMDRALTEFSANSKLTKSAILRKQAALLKKGLLEEAEEIQEVDFDPSHDVEIQPQKVGVAA from the exons ATGCTCATGCAACCGTGGAGAGGGTCACAGACACCGTGCCTGATTTGTCTCTTTCGACAGTCTGTCGTTCCGCGACAGTTCACCCGCTCCCTTAGTACCAGCAGGCCCTTGGAAAGGGGAAAACCCAAGTCTAGCAAGTCTAAACTTGCTTGGAAACAGACG AGTCTTCGGCTTCCCCaagagcagaagaagagaaatgCCAGAAATAATGCTGTTCGAAGAGATCAGTTCACGGTCGTGTTAGAGAGGATATTACAGGATTTAGAACGAAAAGTGAAGTCTAACGAGGGCAAAAGTACTTGGAGGGAGTTTCAAGACGTGGTGACGGCCGCCTGCACGCAGTCAGGGAACCAATCGCCCAATCTTGCTTTGAGTCAAAGATTACACGAGGCCTTTATAAGGGCTGGAGAAGCCAAGCTGGCCTCGGTTTTGGAAGAAGAGTATCGGAATTATAAATATGATATCAAGTTCTCTTCACGCATTAAAGAACAGAAGGCTCTGGCCGACTACAGGTTCCCGGCGGAATGGTACCCAGCGGCCCGGGCTCTCCAGCGCACGATACATCTTCATGTTGGGCCTACAAACTCGGGAAAGACATATCACGCCTTGAAAAGACTAGAAGAAGCAAAAAGCGGGTTTTATGCTGGACCATTGCGACTTCTCGCCCATGAAGTCTATTCTCGGTTTAATGCAAAGGGCATCTCTTGCGGTCTTATAACGGGCGACGAAGTAAAAGTTCCCGAAGGCACTCCTCCAACCCTCTATAGTAACACAGTTGAAATGGCCCCGTTGGGAGTAGAGGTCGAAGTCGCTGTTATTGACGAAATTCAAATGATTGGTGATCGTCAACGAGGTTGGGCGTGGACGAGAGCGCTGTTAGGCGCTCCGGCGAAGGAAGTCCATCTCTGTGGGGAAGAACGAGTAGTGCCTTTGATCCGAGAACTTGCTGCTTTGACGGGAGATAAGCTGGAAATCCATAATTATAAGCGCTTGAACCCATTGATCCCGATGACGAAGAGCCTAAAAGGGAATCTTCAAAAACTTCAGAAAGGAGACTGTGTTGTGGCATTTTCTCGCTTGGGTATCCATGCTCTCAAGCAAGAAATTGAAAAGGCAACTGGGCGAAGAGCCGCCATAGTCTATGGGGGTTTACCTGCGGAAATTCGGTCGCAGCAGGCGGACTTGTTCAATAACCCTGATAATGACTATGATTTCCTGGTCGCTAGTGATGCGATCGGTATGGGCCTTAATCT AAGCTGTAAGCGAATCATTTTTGAATCGGTCATCAAGAGAAGTCCAGTTGGTCTGGAACGATTATCAGTATCTCAGGTCAAACAGATTGGTGGCAGGGCCGGTCGTTATCGAAGTGTAGCCGATGCCATGGACAAAAGCAAACCGTCAAAGCGCTCTGAGGAAGATCAAAATGTCGGATTTGTGACATGCCTTGAGGATGTCGATCTTCCGCATATCCAGAAGTGCCTGCGCGCGGAGGCAGAGCCAATCAACGCAGCGGGTATTCTTCCTCAAGATTCTATGATAACTGCCTTTACGGATCATTTCCCTTCAGATACGCCGTTTAGATACCTCTTGCAGCGATTGTGGAATGTTTCTCAGACGCATCCACGCTTCTTTATGTGTGATTTACACAGTTCTGACGTACAAGAAATCCTGGATGACGTTCCCGGACTCAGTGTTACGGATAAACTCGTCTTTCTATCCGCTCCCACTTCGACGGCAGATCCGACAAGTGCCTTAACCCTCAAGGCATTCGCAACCTGTGTTGCTCAACACAAGAGCGGAGCGCTCCTCGACATTCCGGAACTGCACCTTGAGATCCTGGATGTCCCTGTATCTGGCAATAAGAATTACTTACGATCCTTGGAATCACTTCACCGTTCGCTTGTCCTCTACCTTTGGTTAAGCTTCAGAATAGGTGGCATATTCACTGATAGGACTCTTGCTACCCATGTCAAGGAGCTTGTGGAAATGAAGATGGACAGGGCTTTGACCGAATTCTCCGCCAATTCCAAGTTAACCAAGTCCGCTATACTTAGGAAACAGGCCGCATTATTAAAGAAGGGCCTGCTCGAAGAAGCGGAAGAAATACAGGAAGTTGATTTTGATCCTTCCCACGATGTTGAAATTCAACCCCAAAAAGTAGGAGTGGCTGCTTGA
- a CDS encoding uncharacterized protein (EggNog:ENOG410PGQ1~COG:Q~TransMembrane:1 (o304-327i)~BUSCO:8611at33183), whose amino-acid sequence MPLPIISHTFSNGLSSIPYAYPIAKTASGIAAIALLKRYFGGAINQSERTMHSKVIMITGGTSGVGASIVHELASRGAQIIILTQHSPSDPFVVDYVEDVRNSTNNSLVYAEQVDLSSLHSVRRFATKWIDNTPPRRLDIVILCGNTLTPPSSPELQNTSDRLNREWQVNYLANFHLLSILSPALRAQPPDRDVRVIFATCSSYIRAELDFETLEARTSEATQGSSTSKAKSSVKGTIRSGCKSSSSMYATSKLALLIFARSYQAHLANYDNSNRTKKQAARPTNSRVLVVDPGFSRTPGTRRWLTGGSLLGLLFYLLTWPIWWLILKSPQQGAQSFLLAAMEAGLSAVGETDEDRQRRIVGIQGGRLIKECKQREVLRKEVMDDKIAEKLWKFSQEQIEKTEKASALRRAIEKGEKQEEAKKKQKPDRGKKEG is encoded by the exons ATGCCTCTCCCGATCATCTCACACACCTTCAGCAATGGCCTCTCGTCCATCCCTTACGCATATCCCATTGCCAAAACGGCATCAGGGATTGCCGCCATTGCGCTGCTCAAACGATACTTTGGCGGTGCTATAAACCAGTCCGAGCGTACTATGCATTCTAAAGTAATTATGATTACG GGCGGCACTTCAGGCGTGGGAGCATCGATTGTTCATGAACTTGCTTCTCGCGGTGCCCAAATAATTATCCTTACGCAACATTCGCCCAGTGACCCTTTCGTTGTGGACTATGTCGAGGACGTCCGCAACAGCACCAACAACTCGCTCGTATACGCCGAACAAGTTGATCTTTCCTCCCTTCATTCCGTCCGGCGCTTCGCTACGAAGTGGATAGATAATACACCCCCACGACGGCTGGATATTGTTATTCTATGCGGAAATACCTTAACTCCACCGTCCTCTCCGGAGTTGCAAAATACGTCCGATCGACTAAACAGAGAGTGGCAGGTGAACTACCTAGCCAATTTTCATTTACTAAGTATATTAAGCCCTGCACTGCGCGCTCAGCCGCCAGATCGGGATGTAAGAGTCATATTTGCGACCTGTTCGAGTTACATCAGGGCGGAGTTGGACTTTGAAACGCTGGAAGCCAGAACATCGGAAGCAACGCAGGGTTCAAGCACATCCAAAGCAAAGTCAAGCGTCAAAGGAACAATAAGGAGCGGGTGTAAATCCAGCAGCAGCATGTATGCTACATCTAAACTCGCCCTCTTGATATTCGCGCGGTCATACCAAGCTCATCTGGCCAACTACGACAACTCCAATCGGACCAAAAAGCAAGCGGCCCGTCCTACCAATTCGCGCGTGCTCGTGGTGGACCCGGGATTTTCGAGAACGCCGGGAACGAGGCGCTGGCTCACCGGCGGATCTCTCCTAGGGCTATTATTCTACCTTCTTACATGGCCAATATGGTGGCTTATTCTCAAATCACCCCAACAGGGAGCACAAAGCTTTCTTCTAGCAGCGATGGAAGCTGGGCTGAGCGCGGTGGGCGAGACGGACGAAGACAGACAAAGGCGAATAGTGGGTATTCAAGGAGGCAGGTTGATAAAGGAATGTAAGCAGCGGGAAGTTCTGAGAAAAGAGGTGATGGATGATAAAATTGCCGAGAAGTTATGGAAGTTTAGTCAAGAGCAGATTGAAAAAACTGAGAAAGCGAGTGCCCTTCGGAGAGCGATCGAGAAGGGGGAAAAGCAAGAGGAggcgaagaagaaacagaagcCTGATAGAGGTAAAAAGGAGGGATGA